A region of Photobacterium sanguinicancri DNA encodes the following proteins:
- a CDS encoding PEP-CTERM sorting domain-containing protein — protein MISKFNTVKKLALTATLLFGSAASAGPIAVDTWYEFSFGATGSAAQACTSCSASSGTPTVFADAPAWTFTSTGGQGFTVVDAFLRGDSFDVFDFGTLLFSTTPVAATGTCGSDPEVCLADPLVSSNRVLLAAGAHSITMTVNNSPFSGGAAYFRYDVPEPTTMFLLGSGLLGLGYLRRRKLAVEQN, from the coding sequence ATGATTTCAAAGTTTAATACTGTTAAGAAACTCGCACTAACAGCAACACTACTTTTTGGTTCTGCAGCATCAGCGGGACCAATTGCAGTAGACACATGGTACGAGTTTAGCTTTGGTGCCACGGGATCGGCAGCACAAGCATGTACAAGCTGTTCAGCGAGCTCAGGTACTCCAACAGTATTCGCAGATGCACCAGCATGGACTTTCACCTCTACAGGCGGCCAAGGCTTTACCGTTGTAGATGCCTTCTTACGCGGTGACAGCTTTGATGTTTTCGACTTTGGCACATTATTATTTAGTACAACCCCTGTAGCGGCAACAGGCACTTGTGGTAGCGATCCTGAAGTTTGTCTGGCAGATCCACTCGTTAGTAGCAACCGTGTTCTTTTAGCGGCGGGGGCTCACTCAATTACAATGACTGTAAATAATAGTCCATTCAGTGGTGGTGCCGCTTATTTCCGATACGACGTGCCAGAGCCTACCACAATGTTTTTACTTGGTAGTGGCTTACTAGGTTTAGGTTACTTACGTCGCCGTAAATTGGCTGTTGAACAAAACTAA
- a CDS encoding methyl-accepting chemotaxis protein encodes MNFSLKNLSIRTQVLLPVLLMAVVLFLSLLFTKTELESEQTHVTQNTNALIEYKDTLANIDDQVYPLRISAVYAIYDASRRDSFLSELKSGARKITEDLQQIDQVPQFRDDAKNVKNAIDAYIQYSTRAVAFFNRYDTGVVSKDEFNRFIADYRTVGNTMVATINKLSQDVNAYGKQSMEQSAEDNAAVMLKASMAILAVFAIAIFGAWWLSGLIVNPIVKLQAVMREVASGNLRVKADQDGENEVARLSEDVNRTVAQLHTTVDALIRISEDVASASTELAAVMTQSEANAQQELNEIDQVASAVNELSSTADNVSDNATNADATAKQTDDLAKEGLNIFEQSNAASQQMSNTLEEAAGVVTRLKDQSEQISKVIEVIRSISEQTNLLALNAAIEAARAGESGRGFAVVADEVRMLAARTQSSTQEIQTIIEELQSQSGNANESMQQSLEMLQRNQALSNQANDALVGITESVVQISDMNTQVATAAEQQSQVTQDINRNVTNMSEIINQNVAGISQSAQASAELSQLAEQQKEQLSFFKL; translated from the coding sequence ATGAATTTTTCTTTAAAGAATCTATCAATTCGCACGCAGGTATTACTACCCGTGCTATTGATGGCCGTTGTACTTTTTTTGTCTTTGTTATTTACCAAAACAGAGTTAGAAAGTGAACAAACACATGTTACGCAGAATACGAACGCATTAATTGAGTACAAAGACACGCTTGCTAATATCGATGACCAAGTTTACCCACTACGTATTAGTGCGGTGTATGCAATTTATGATGCAAGCCGTCGTGATTCGTTCTTAAGTGAACTGAAAAGCGGTGCGCGTAAAATTACAGAAGACCTTCAACAAATAGATCAAGTACCACAGTTTCGTGATGATGCTAAAAATGTAAAAAATGCAATTGATGCATACATCCAATACTCGACTCGTGCTGTTGCTTTCTTTAACCGCTACGATACTGGCGTAGTGTCGAAAGACGAATTTAACCGTTTTATCGCTGATTACCGTACCGTCGGTAATACCATGGTTGCTACCATTAATAAGCTTTCGCAAGACGTAAATGCTTATGGTAAACAAAGCATGGAACAAAGTGCGGAAGATAACGCAGCTGTGATGCTTAAAGCTTCTATGGCTATCTTAGCTGTATTTGCTATCGCCATTTTTGGCGCGTGGTGGTTATCTGGCTTAATCGTAAACCCAATTGTTAAGCTACAAGCCGTTATGCGTGAAGTGGCGAGTGGTAACTTACGTGTTAAAGCCGATCAAGATGGTGAAAACGAAGTTGCTCGTCTAAGTGAAGACGTTAATAGAACTGTGGCTCAGCTGCATACCACTGTTGATGCGCTTATTCGTATCAGTGAAGATGTTGCATCTGCTTCAACGGAACTTGCTGCGGTAATGACCCAGTCTGAAGCGAATGCTCAGCAAGAACTAAACGAAATCGATCAGGTTGCTTCTGCGGTCAATGAGCTATCTAGCACTGCTGATAACGTTAGTGATAACGCAACCAATGCTGATGCGACTGCGAAGCAGACCGATGATCTAGCGAAAGAAGGTTTGAATATCTTTGAGCAAAGCAATGCTGCTAGCCAACAGATGTCTAACACGCTCGAAGAAGCCGCTGGTGTGGTTACACGCCTGAAAGATCAGTCTGAGCAAATCAGCAAAGTGATTGAAGTTATCCGTAGTATCTCGGAGCAAACCAACTTGCTTGCGTTGAATGCTGCGATTGAAGCTGCACGTGCGGGCGAGTCTGGTCGTGGTTTTGCGGTTGTTGCTGATGAAGTACGTATGCTTGCTGCGCGTACTCAGTCTTCAACCCAAGAAATTCAAACTATCATTGAAGAACTTCAATCTCAGTCTGGTAATGCGAACGAAAGCATGCAGCAGAGCCTTGAAATGCTTCAACGTAACCAAGCGTTGTCTAATCAAGCAAATGATGCACTGGTTGGTATTACTGAATCTGTCGTTCAGATCAGCGATATGAATACCCAAGTTGCAACGGCCGCTGAGCAGCAATCACAGGTTACACAAGACATTAACCGTAATGTGACCAACATGTCTGAGATCATTAATCAGAATGTTGCTGGTATCAGCCAGAGTGCACAAGCAAGTGCTGAGTTGTCTCAACTTGCGGAACAACAAAAAGAACAGCTGTCTTTCTTTAAGTTATAA
- a CDS encoding phosphate ABC transporter substrate-binding protein translates to MKTKVIGALALAGSMAFNAAAVANETISVVGSSSVTPLMEVFGETYSKANPSVFVEVQGPGSSAGIRAAKDGSADLGMSSRNLKDSEKASDLKEIVVARDGIAVVVHNSNPVKDLNKEDVTKIYKGEITNWKQVGGEDKPIVVVTRDTASGTRGAFEDIMSLKKKINDIKVSAISQRAQVASGNGQLKTTVANNPFAIGYISLGTVDNSLKAVSVDGHAPSVAAIKSGEYKVQRPFLVLYQATKINPASKTFLDWTQTEEAQKLVSGKGYIAVN, encoded by the coding sequence ATGAAAACAAAGGTTATCGGTGCACTAGCTCTTGCAGGTTCAATGGCTTTTAACGCAGCTGCAGTTGCAAACGAAACAATCTCTGTTGTTGGCTCTAGCTCAGTAACACCACTCATGGAAGTTTTTGGTGAAACATACAGCAAAGCAAACCCATCTGTGTTTGTTGAAGTACAAGGCCCAGGTTCATCTGCTGGCATTCGCGCCGCTAAAGATGGATCAGCTGACCTTGGTATGAGTTCTCGTAACTTGAAAGATTCTGAAAAAGCGAGTGACTTAAAAGAAATCGTTGTTGCTCGTGACGGTATCGCGGTTGTAGTACATAACAGCAACCCAGTAAAAGATTTGAACAAAGAAGACGTTACAAAAATCTACAAAGGCGAAATCACTAACTGGAAACAAGTTGGCGGCGAAGACAAGCCAATCGTTGTAGTAACGCGTGACACAGCATCTGGTACACGTGGTGCATTTGAAGACATCATGAGCCTTAAAAAGAAAATTAACGACATCAAAGTGTCGGCAATTTCTCAACGTGCACAAGTTGCATCAGGTAACGGTCAGCTAAAAACAACAGTTGCAAACAACCCATTCGCTATCGGCTATATCTCATTAGGTACTGTTGATAATTCTCTAAAAGCCGTTTCAGTTGATGGACACGCACCTTCTGTTGCCGCTATCAAATCTGGTGAATACAAGGTACAGCGTCCGTTCCTAGTGCTTTACCAAGCAACAAAAATCAACCCAGCGTCTAAGACTTTCCTAGACTGGACGCAAACTGAAGAAGCACAAAAGCTTGTTTCAGGTAAAGGCTACATCGCAGTTAACTAA
- the pstC gene encoding phosphate ABC transporter permease subunit PstC produces MTIANIEKTTKMSSLRSKKTIDWRELFFKNLFMLSAALGILSLITIAYFIFREGIDAFRYAGVSGIVLGSDWLPPALYGIAPMIVASLVSTAGAVILGVPIGVLTAIFIAEVAPKRLANIIRPMIELLAGIPSVVYGFFGLVIIVPLIQNVFSVPAGNTVLAGIIVLAVMILPTVITVSETSIRAVPRTYKEGSLALGASQMFTIFKLLVPAARSGIMTGVILGIARALGETMAIIMVMGNSPAMPEGLLDSARTLTANIAIEMSYATGVHASALYATGIVLLVFIMTLNAALLYLNRERAR; encoded by the coding sequence ATGACCATCGCAAATATTGAAAAAACAACGAAGATGTCGTCACTACGCTCGAAAAAAACGATCGACTGGCGTGAACTGTTCTTCAAAAACCTTTTTATGCTTAGTGCTGCACTAGGTATTTTATCTCTAATTACAATTGCTTATTTCATCTTCCGTGAAGGGATTGATGCCTTTAGATATGCAGGCGTTTCTGGCATTGTTCTAGGCTCTGACTGGCTACCACCCGCACTTTACGGTATTGCACCCATGATTGTAGCCTCGCTGGTTTCTACAGCGGGTGCGGTAATTTTAGGTGTACCAATTGGCGTGCTTACCGCGATTTTTATCGCAGAAGTTGCCCCTAAGCGTTTAGCCAACATCATTCGCCCAATGATTGAATTATTGGCAGGCATTCCATCGGTAGTGTACGGCTTCTTTGGCCTAGTGATTATCGTCCCGCTTATTCAGAATGTATTTTCAGTACCCGCGGGCAACACGGTACTGGCCGGTATTATCGTACTTGCCGTGATGATTTTACCGACGGTTATAACCGTTTCTGAAACATCGATTCGCGCTGTACCTCGCACATACAAAGAAGGTTCTTTGGCATTAGGTGCTTCGCAGATGTTCACCATCTTCAAGCTATTAGTGCCCGCTGCACGCTCTGGCATCATGACTGGCGTTATCTTAGGTATCGCTCGTGCACTGGGTGAAACCATGGCAATCATTATGGTAATGGGTAACTCGCCAGCAATGCCTGAAGGCTTGCTAGATTCAGCACGAACGCTGACGGCGAACATTGCTATTGAGATGTCTTACGCAACAGGTGTTCACGCAAGTGCACTGTATGCGACTGGTATCGTTCTTCTGGTCTTCATTATGACGCTGAACGCTGCGCTTCTTTACCTAAACCGTGAGCGCGCGAGGTAA
- the pstA gene encoding phosphate ABC transporter permease PstA — protein sequence MALQATNTAHQLMKDKISLGVIWASAAVTVGFLLWVVWYILSNGLSYVDWTFVTSNYTTIGQESGIWPMIVSTLYMVAASIAVAAPLGIMTAIYLTEYAKVGSKLVKVIRFCTESLAGIPSIIYGLFGMTFFVVVLGFGYSILSGALTLSILILPVIIRTTEEALMAVPQTYREGSYGLGASKIYTIWRLILPSAMPGIVTSIILSVGRVIGESAPVFMTAGMVARVPESVLDSGRTLTVHLYKLTQELYTIHEWQQAYATATILIVIVLMINLLTKLIASRFNTATY from the coding sequence ATGGCTTTACAAGCAACGAATACAGCACATCAACTAATGAAAGATAAAATATCATTAGGTGTTATTTGGGCATCTGCTGCCGTGACTGTAGGTTTCTTACTTTGGGTAGTTTGGTACATCCTGAGTAACGGCTTATCGTATGTAGATTGGACGTTTGTTACCTCTAACTACACCACTATTGGCCAAGAGTCTGGTATTTGGCCAATGATCGTCTCAACCCTATACATGGTTGCCGCTTCTATTGCAGTTGCTGCACCACTGGGCATCATGACGGCCATTTACTTAACTGAATACGCCAAAGTAGGCAGTAAGTTAGTTAAAGTTATCCGTTTTTGTACTGAATCTTTAGCTGGTATACCGTCGATTATCTACGGTCTATTCGGTATGACCTTCTTCGTCGTCGTACTGGGCTTTGGCTACTCGATTCTGTCTGGTGCATTAACACTGAGTATCCTTATTCTGCCGGTAATTATCCGTACAACGGAAGAAGCATTAATGGCAGTACCTCAGACTTACCGTGAAGGTTCGTACGGTCTGGGCGCTTCAAAAATCTACACCATTTGGAGACTTATTTTACCAAGCGCAATGCCGGGTATCGTAACCTCTATCATCCTCAGCGTTGGTCGTGTAATTGGTGAATCAGCACCAGTATTCATGACAGCAGGCATGGTTGCCCGCGTACCAGAGAGTGTTCTTGACTCTGGCCGTACGTTAACCGTTCACCTGTATAAGTTAACGCAAGAGCTATACACGATTCACGAATGGCAACAAGCCTACGCAACGGCAACCATTCTGATTGTAATTGTTCTAATGATTAACTTATTAACCAAACTGATTGCTAGCCGTTTCAATACAGCGACTTACTAA
- the pstB gene encoding phosphate ABC transporter ATP-binding protein PstB, translated as MNKFDIQDLDLYYGANQALKKINLPIPNRQVTALIGPSGCGKSTLLRCLNRMNDLIEGVKIDGNLTMDGENVYGNIDVSQLRIKVGMVFQKPNPFPMSIYENVAYGLRAQGVKDKKELDKVVEQSLRGAALWDEVKDRLKSHAFGLSGGQQQRLCIARTIAMQPEVILMDEPTSALDPIATKKIEDLMESLKKEFTIVIVTHSMQQARRISDRTAFFLMGELVEHDETQSLFSNPGDDRTRGYVNGDFG; from the coding sequence ATGAACAAATTTGATATCCAAGACCTAGACCTATACTACGGCGCGAACCAAGCACTTAAAAAAATTAACCTGCCTATTCCAAACCGTCAGGTAACAGCATTAATCGGCCCATCGGGCTGTGGTAAATCAACCCTACTTCGTTGTTTGAACCGCATGAACGACCTGATTGAAGGCGTGAAAATCGACGGCAATCTAACAATGGATGGCGAGAACGTTTACGGCAACATCGACGTTTCTCAGCTGCGTATTAAAGTGGGCATGGTGTTCCAAAAGCCCAACCCGTTCCCAATGAGCATCTACGAAAACGTTGCTTATGGCCTTCGCGCTCAAGGCGTAAAAGATAAGAAAGAATTAGACAAAGTGGTTGAACAATCACTGCGTGGCGCAGCACTGTGGGATGAAGTAAAAGATCGCCTTAAATCACACGCCTTTGGCCTGTCTGGTGGTCAGCAACAACGCCTATGTATTGCCCGTACAATTGCGATGCAGCCAGAAGTTATCCTAATGGATGAACCAACATCGGCTCTGGACCCAATCGCAACCAAAAAGATTGAAGATTTGATGGAATCACTCAAGAAAGAGTTCACCATCGTTATCGTGACTCACTCTATGCAACAAGCGCGTCGTATTTCAGACCGCACTGCCTTCTTCCTGATGGGTGAATTAGTTGAACACGATGAAACACAATCCCTATTTAGCAACCCAGGCGATGACCGTACCCGCGGTTACGTCAATGGTGACTTCGGCTAA
- a CDS encoding VanZ family protein, which translates to MQLLLNFIRRHWLIIAALNLALITVLSLTPLAELPTVPGTDKTHHFIAYGALIFSVALRRPKHWLWIVVLFFCWSGAIELLQPYVNRYGEWLDLLANGLGLLCGITLAFVADKLFLKE; encoded by the coding sequence ATGCAGCTATTATTAAATTTCATTCGTCGACATTGGTTGATCATTGCGGCACTCAATTTAGCCCTGATTACTGTTTTGTCTTTAACGCCATTAGCTGAACTACCGACAGTACCCGGTACAGACAAAACCCACCATTTCATTGCGTATGGTGCATTGATTTTTAGCGTAGCGCTGAGAAGACCAAAACATTGGCTTTGGATAGTTGTGTTGTTCTTTTGTTGGAGTGGCGCAATTGAGCTGCTTCAGCCCTATGTGAACCGCTATGGTGAATGGCTCGATTTATTAGCCAATGGCCTGGGCTTACTGTGCGGTATCACTTTAGCTTTTGTCGCTGACAAGCTGTTCTTAAAAGAATAA
- a CDS encoding SEL1-like repeat protein, whose product MEIISKRLLLATLCSLSLLTGCASTYEDGLSALQEGEPAKAQEIWLALAEEGNVDAMYGIYDLASSRYNRVSESDIEWLKKAADVGMAKAQYQYGLITFNDQHFAKGHQYIKQAAAQGQPEAAKFIERYKPTIKTFLLAEKGNRIAEYNLGVYYDNGIEGLDKDNKEAASWYLKAANQNHPSAQNNLGIMYENGIGVKQSNSEAFKWYQKAAKQGAASGQFNLADMYESGRGVKRDYVQAKSLYEQAAVQGLAGAQNQLGNLYRDGKGVKKDAKKALEWHIKAANQNLAVGQYNVGLSYYFGYAGTVDKKAAAHWFKQAALQGYASAQGNLGILYSNGEGVELNYQQAVKWLTKAADQGNRNAQYALGNRYYNGEGVDKSFSTAAKWYGKAAKQGDADAQFKYANSYAFGKGNNKNNRTAFTWYKKAAEQGHTTSQYNLGVMYDNGEGTAKDNEAAFNWYSKAAKSDHASAQNNLGLLYKKGQGVKKNYAWAAYWFAKSAKQGNKLAKNNIQDALAKLNKLKTNAPTVNILSATNASSDVVKKLSKGTYVYSLGSNDAWTEVLDINNYALGYIKSDQLVKNVPVKPKKTARVSNDPYPAKPRAKSGFVTCNTKCTNGNCYRTYSDGRKVHFQAQQKWNAFTSQFEWDSGGC is encoded by the coding sequence ATGGAAATAATCTCTAAAAGACTATTACTCGCAACATTGTGCTCACTGAGTTTGCTTACGGGCTGTGCTTCAACATATGAAGATGGATTATCAGCCCTTCAAGAGGGTGAGCCTGCAAAAGCGCAAGAAATTTGGCTAGCGCTAGCGGAAGAAGGCAATGTAGATGCGATGTACGGCATTTATGATTTAGCAAGCAGCCGCTATAACCGCGTGTCTGAATCTGATATCGAGTGGCTAAAAAAAGCAGCAGATGTGGGAATGGCAAAAGCACAGTATCAATATGGCTTGATAACCTTTAATGACCAACATTTTGCAAAAGGCCATCAGTATATTAAACAAGCGGCAGCACAGGGACAGCCTGAAGCCGCTAAGTTTATTGAACGCTATAAGCCAACAATTAAGACTTTCTTATTGGCAGAAAAAGGAAATCGTATCGCCGAGTATAACTTAGGGGTGTATTACGATAATGGCATTGAAGGCTTAGACAAAGATAATAAAGAAGCGGCGAGCTGGTATTTGAAAGCCGCCAATCAAAATCACCCATCAGCCCAAAACAACCTCGGCATTATGTATGAAAATGGCATTGGGGTTAAACAAAGTAATTCAGAGGCTTTTAAGTGGTACCAAAAAGCGGCCAAACAAGGGGCGGCTTCAGGGCAGTTTAATCTAGCGGATATGTACGAGAGCGGCCGCGGTGTTAAACGTGATTATGTTCAAGCAAAGTCTCTTTACGAACAAGCGGCAGTGCAAGGGCTAGCAGGTGCACAAAACCAACTTGGTAACCTTTACAGAGATGGTAAGGGTGTTAAGAAAGACGCAAAAAAAGCACTTGAATGGCACATTAAGGCAGCAAATCAGAATTTAGCTGTGGGGCAATACAATGTCGGGCTGTCGTATTACTTTGGCTATGCAGGCACGGTAGATAAAAAAGCCGCAGCGCATTGGTTCAAGCAAGCCGCGTTGCAAGGCTATGCTAGTGCACAAGGCAATCTTGGCATTTTGTATAGCAACGGTGAAGGTGTTGAACTGAATTATCAACAAGCCGTTAAGTGGCTAACTAAAGCAGCTGACCAAGGCAATCGTAATGCCCAATATGCGTTGGGTAACCGTTATTATAATGGTGAAGGTGTCGATAAGAGCTTTTCAACGGCAGCGAAGTGGTATGGCAAAGCGGCTAAACAAGGCGATGCCGACGCACAATTTAAATACGCTAACAGCTATGCATTCGGAAAAGGTAATAATAAGAATAATCGCACGGCATTCACTTGGTATAAAAAAGCAGCAGAGCAAGGGCATACTACATCCCAATATAATTTAGGTGTTATGTATGACAATGGTGAGGGAACTGCTAAAGACAATGAGGCTGCGTTTAACTGGTATAGTAAAGCGGCGAAGAGTGATCATGCTTCTGCGCAAAACAACCTAGGCTTGCTCTACAAAAAAGGTCAGGGCGTTAAGAAAAACTACGCGTGGGCTGCATATTGGTTTGCTAAATCCGCGAAGCAAGGTAATAAACTTGCTAAGAATAATATTCAAGATGCACTGGCTAAGTTGAATAAACTTAAAACCAACGCGCCAACAGTGAATATTTTGTCTGCAACCAACGCAAGCAGCGATGTGGTTAAGAAGCTGTCGAAAGGCACCTATGTTTATAGCTTAGGAAGTAACGATGCTTGGACAGAAGTGCTCGATATAAACAATTACGCTTTGGGTTATATCAAATCCGACCAACTGGTGAAGAATGTGCCAGTTAAGCCGAAGAAAACAGCGCGAGTATCAAACGATCCGTACCCTGCAAAGCCACGGGCTAAATCGGGATTTGTCACTTGTAATACTAAGTGCACCAATGGTAACTGTTACCGTACTTACTCCGATGGCCGTAAAGTGCATTTCCAAGCACAACAAAAATGGAATGCGTTCACATCGCAGTTTGAATGGGATTCAGGTGGCTGTTAG
- a CDS encoding mechanosensitive ion channel family protein, with translation MRLLCIFFLLFSAWTWAETEETSAPVTPKQPAEIAQIKTLNKELKTLLNESKTSQGSALNVVSLQLINKNEELREVIAKLVTRSKENEDAVKPYHGFVLDQANNQVTFIEEAIAFLTKKVTSDEQALESLGDEQKLLTQKKVQEIRSYVQRLLSQQWTNYHWLGDLGVDTSKQKNALINNIEHKLEFLSASLTFNSQQEKTLNKQLKAATDSEKGSLQLLHILSERQLTSDLANMQAFIKLADQMSVDTADYKKQIFEQTGNVTNDLLNVAVLLSIARNNLENLSLWVVENAPQMLFKLFVFVIIIAVFRILKNITSKMVKKGVSSPNLRMSQLMQEFFVSMSGKGVFCIGLLIALSQIGLDLTPILTGFGVAGVIIGFALQDTLSNFASGMMLLIYRPFDVGDFVEAGGVSGKVSHMSLVSTTIKTFDNQILIVPNSKIWGDTIKNVTHERVRRVDMVFGIGYSDDLELAEKVFNEIIDAHPMVLRQPEKTIKLHTLNTSSVDYIVRPWVKTEDYWDVYWDVTREVKRRFDEVGLSIPFPQQDVHLHMADAEAANIAKK, from the coding sequence ATGCGTTTACTTTGCATTTTCTTCTTACTATTTTCAGCATGGACTTGGGCTGAAACTGAAGAGACATCGGCACCTGTTACACCAAAACAACCCGCTGAAATTGCTCAAATCAAAACATTAAACAAAGAGCTAAAAACATTACTCAATGAATCAAAAACCTCTCAAGGGTCGGCGCTCAATGTTGTTAGCTTACAATTAATTAATAAAAATGAAGAGCTACGAGAAGTCATCGCAAAGCTTGTCACCCGCTCAAAAGAAAACGAAGATGCAGTCAAGCCTTATCATGGTTTTGTGCTCGATCAAGCAAACAACCAAGTGACATTCATTGAAGAAGCCATTGCTTTTTTAACGAAGAAAGTAACCTCTGATGAACAAGCACTAGAGTCCCTCGGCGACGAGCAAAAACTCTTAACGCAGAAGAAAGTACAAGAAATTCGTAGCTATGTTCAGCGTCTACTAAGCCAACAATGGACAAACTATCACTGGCTGGGTGACTTGGGGGTAGATACAAGTAAACAAAAAAATGCACTCATCAATAACATTGAACACAAGTTGGAGTTTTTATCTGCCTCCCTCACGTTTAATAGCCAACAGGAAAAAACGCTCAATAAACAGCTTAAAGCGGCTACAGACAGTGAAAAAGGGTCTTTACAACTCCTTCATATTTTATCTGAACGACAGCTCACCAGTGATTTAGCAAACATGCAGGCTTTCATTAAACTGGCCGATCAGATGTCAGTTGATACCGCCGATTACAAAAAACAAATTTTTGAACAAACAGGTAATGTGACCAACGATTTACTCAACGTTGCCGTGCTACTTTCCATTGCGCGTAATAACCTCGAAAATCTGAGCTTATGGGTTGTCGAAAATGCGCCGCAAATGCTGTTCAAGCTGTTCGTGTTTGTCATCATTATCGCGGTCTTTAGGATCCTAAAAAACATTACCAGTAAAATGGTTAAAAAAGGCGTATCTTCACCCAACCTTCGTATGTCTCAATTGATGCAAGAGTTCTTTGTATCTATGTCGGGCAAAGGTGTGTTTTGTATCGGTCTATTGATTGCGCTGTCGCAAATAGGACTCGATTTAACGCCAATTCTAACGGGGTTTGGGGTCGCGGGTGTGATCATAGGTTTTGCATTGCAAGATACCCTTTCCAACTTTGCTTCTGGCATGATGCTGCTGATATACCGTCCATTTGATGTGGGTGATTTTGTAGAAGCAGGCGGGGTTTCAGGCAAGGTAAGTCATATGAGCCTTGTCAGTACCACCATCAAAACCTTTGATAACCAGATCCTGATTGTACCTAACAGTAAAATTTGGGGCGATACCATTAAGAATGTTACTCATGAACGCGTTCGCCGCGTTGATATGGTGTTTGGTATCGGTTATAGCGATGATTTGGAACTCGCTGAAAAAGTCTTTAATGAGATTATTGATGCACACCCTATGGTACTACGCCAGCCCGAGAAAACCATTAAACTGCATACACTGAATACATCTTCCGTGGATTACATTGTGCGTCCTTGGGTCAAAACCGAAGATTATTGGGATGTTTACTGGGATGTCACACGTGAAGTAAAACGTCGGTTCGATGAAGTGGGACTGTCTATTCCTTTCCCTCAGCAAGATGTGCATTTACACATGGCGGACGCCGAAGCAGCGAATATTGCTAAAAAGTGA
- a CDS encoding META domain-containing protein, giving the protein MKKRFLAALALPVILAACASNNTAQVASEQALTNNNWVLTQVDSKALNLPEPMKAPNLELGADLNANGLAGCNRFFGQAEYKEGKVRLDKMGMTMMACPEPAMALESTFAQTLSDWSDATISGNQLTLKGAEHTLTFERDAK; this is encoded by the coding sequence ATGAAAAAGCGTTTTTTAGCAGCCCTTGCTCTTCCGGTTATATTAGCAGCATGTGCAAGTAACAACACAGCGCAAGTTGCATCAGAACAAGCACTGACCAATAACAACTGGGTACTTACTCAAGTTGATAGCAAAGCGCTTAACCTGCCAGAACCAATGAAAGCACCTAACCTAGAACTAGGCGCAGATCTAAACGCAAACGGCCTTGCAGGCTGTAACCGCTTCTTCGGCCAAGCTGAATACAAAGAAGGCAAAGTACGTTTAGATAAAATGGGTATGACAATGATGGCTTGCCCTGAGCCTGCAATGGCACTAGAAAGCACATTCGCACAAACACTAAGTGACTGGAGCGATGCAACTATTAGTGGTAATCAACTAACCCTAAAAGGTGCAGAGCACACGCTAACTTTCGAGCGTGATGCAAAGTAA